Proteins from a genomic interval of Anas platyrhynchos isolate ZD024472 breed Pekin duck chromosome 4, IASCAAS_PekinDuck_T2T, whole genome shotgun sequence:
- the MFSD8 gene encoding major facilitator superfamily domain-containing protein 8 isoform X1, protein MAAAAEGQEPLLRAGEEEEEDEGQESRDVVETQEHYKSRWRSIWIMYLTMFLSSVGFSIVIMSVWPYLQKIDPTADGSFLGWVIASYSIGQMIASPLFGVWSNYRPRREPLVVSTAISVAANCLYAYVHVPPSHNKYYMLTARALVGFGAGNVAVVRSYIAGATSLTERTSAMANTSACQAIGFILGPVFQTCFTLIGEEGVTWKLIDLQLNMYTAPVLFGALLGIINIILIFAVFREHRVDDMGRQCSSINFEGEESGVPDQDAEGNVDHIAVVAMNFLFFVILFVFAVFETIATPLTMDMYSWTREKAVFYNGIILSVIGIESVTVFMVVKMLSKRTGERAILHAGLLIVLIGFFILLPWGKKLPNIQWQEIKNNSIPRTVSSEMVIPFWSLQGMQLSSNHSEPVGCPVTQSWCLNTPMIYLAQYISSDILIGLGYPVCNVMSYTLYSKLLGPKPQGVYMGWLTASGSGARILGPVFVSQIYTHLGPRWAFSLICGVVIISLLVLEIVYKRLIAFSVRYGRMQEENC, encoded by the exons AGATGTTGTGGAAACACAGGAGCATTATAAAAGCAGGTGGAGGTCCATCTGGATCATGTATCTTACTATGTTTCTCAGTAGTGTAG GTTTCTCAATTGTAATTATGTCTGTGTGGCCATATCTACAAAAG aTTGATCCAACAGCAGATGGAAGTTTCTTGGGATGGGTTATAGCTTCGTACAGCATTGGCCAAATGATCGCCTCTCCCCTATTCGGCGTATGGTCCAATTACAGGCCAAGGAGAGAACCTCTTGTTGTTTCAACGGCAATTTCAGTAGCTGCTAATTGTCTTTATGCCTATGTCCATGTACCTCCTTCACACAACAAATACTATATGCTGACTGCACGTGCTCTTGTGGGTTTTGGAGCAG gaaatgtggCTGTAGTTCGGTCATATATTGCGGGTGCTACTTCCCTTACAGAAAGAACAAGTGCCATGGCCAATACCAGTGCCTGCCAAGCAATAGGCTTCATATTAGGACCAG tttttcagaCATGTTTTACACTTATTGGAGAAGAAGGAGTAACATGGAAATTAATTGATCTTCAGCTGAACATGTATACAGCACCAGTTTTATTTGGAGCTCTTTTAggaattattaatattattctcaTCTTTGCCGTGTTCAG AGAGCATCGAGTGGATGACATGGGACGGCAATGCAGTAGTATCAATTTTGAAGGAGAAG aAAGTGGTGTTCCGGATCAGGATGCAGAAGGAAATGTTGACCATATTGCTGTGGTAGcaatgaattttcttttctttgtcatcTTGTTTGTGTTTGCTGTCTTTGAAAC CATAGCTACTCCACTGACGATGGATATGTATTCCTGGACAagggaaaaagctgttttttataATGGAATAATCCTCAGTGTGATTGGCATTGAATCGGTTACTGTTTTCATGGTGGTTAAAATGCTATCTAAAAG gaCTGGTGAGCGTGCCATACTCCATGCAGGCTTACTGATCGTCTTAATTGGATTCTTTATCTTACTGCCTTGGGGGAAAAAACTACCAAATATCCAATGGCAAG aaataaagaacaattctaTTCCTCGAACAGTTTCCAGTGAAATGGTGATACCTTTCTGGAGTTTGCAAGGAATGCAGCTTTCATCCAACCACTCAGAGCCTGTAGGCTGCCCTGTCACACAGTCCTGGTGCCTGAATACTCCCATGATCTACCTGGCCCAATATATCAGCTCTGACATACTAATAGGATTGGGCTATCCAGTTTGTAATGTCATGTCCTACACTTTATACTCAAAACTTCTAGGCCCAAAACCTCAG GGGGTCTACATGGGATGGTTAACTGCCTCTGGAAGTGGAGCACGCATACTTGGACCTGTTTTTGTGAGCCAAATATACACTCACCTGGGGCCACGTTGGGCATTTAGCTTAATCTGTGGAGTAGTCATAATTTCTCTCTTAGTCTTGGAGATAGTATACAAGAGGCTTATTGCCTTTTCTGTTAGGTATGGAAGGATGCAAGAAGAgaattgttaa
- the MFSD8 gene encoding major facilitator superfamily domain-containing protein 8 isoform X2: MILSLLPSKNRDVVETQEHYKSRWRSIWIMYLTMFLSSVGFSIVIMSVWPYLQKIDPTADGSFLGWVIASYSIGQMIASPLFGVWSNYRPRREPLVVSTAISVAANCLYAYVHVPPSHNKYYMLTARALVGFGAGNVAVVRSYIAGATSLTERTSAMANTSACQAIGFILGPVFQTCFTLIGEEGVTWKLIDLQLNMYTAPVLFGALLGIINIILIFAVFREHRVDDMGRQCSSINFEGEESGVPDQDAEGNVDHIAVVAMNFLFFVILFVFAVFETIATPLTMDMYSWTREKAVFYNGIILSVIGIESVTVFMVVKMLSKRTGERAILHAGLLIVLIGFFILLPWGKKLPNIQWQEIKNNSIPRTVSSEMVIPFWSLQGMQLSSNHSEPVGCPVTQSWCLNTPMIYLAQYISSDILIGLGYPVCNVMSYTLYSKLLGPKPQGVYMGWLTASGSGARILGPVFVSQIYTHLGPRWAFSLICGVVIISLLVLEIVYKRLIAFSVRYGRMQEENC; this comes from the exons AAACAGAGATGTTGTGGAAACACAGGAGCATTATAAAAGCAGGTGGAGGTCCATCTGGATCATGTATCTTACTATGTTTCTCAGTAGTGTAG GTTTCTCAATTGTAATTATGTCTGTGTGGCCATATCTACAAAAG aTTGATCCAACAGCAGATGGAAGTTTCTTGGGATGGGTTATAGCTTCGTACAGCATTGGCCAAATGATCGCCTCTCCCCTATTCGGCGTATGGTCCAATTACAGGCCAAGGAGAGAACCTCTTGTTGTTTCAACGGCAATTTCAGTAGCTGCTAATTGTCTTTATGCCTATGTCCATGTACCTCCTTCACACAACAAATACTATATGCTGACTGCACGTGCTCTTGTGGGTTTTGGAGCAG gaaatgtggCTGTAGTTCGGTCATATATTGCGGGTGCTACTTCCCTTACAGAAAGAACAAGTGCCATGGCCAATACCAGTGCCTGCCAAGCAATAGGCTTCATATTAGGACCAG tttttcagaCATGTTTTACACTTATTGGAGAAGAAGGAGTAACATGGAAATTAATTGATCTTCAGCTGAACATGTATACAGCACCAGTTTTATTTGGAGCTCTTTTAggaattattaatattattctcaTCTTTGCCGTGTTCAG AGAGCATCGAGTGGATGACATGGGACGGCAATGCAGTAGTATCAATTTTGAAGGAGAAG aAAGTGGTGTTCCGGATCAGGATGCAGAAGGAAATGTTGACCATATTGCTGTGGTAGcaatgaattttcttttctttgtcatcTTGTTTGTGTTTGCTGTCTTTGAAAC CATAGCTACTCCACTGACGATGGATATGTATTCCTGGACAagggaaaaagctgttttttataATGGAATAATCCTCAGTGTGATTGGCATTGAATCGGTTACTGTTTTCATGGTGGTTAAAATGCTATCTAAAAG gaCTGGTGAGCGTGCCATACTCCATGCAGGCTTACTGATCGTCTTAATTGGATTCTTTATCTTACTGCCTTGGGGGAAAAAACTACCAAATATCCAATGGCAAG aaataaagaacaattctaTTCCTCGAACAGTTTCCAGTGAAATGGTGATACCTTTCTGGAGTTTGCAAGGAATGCAGCTTTCATCCAACCACTCAGAGCCTGTAGGCTGCCCTGTCACACAGTCCTGGTGCCTGAATACTCCCATGATCTACCTGGCCCAATATATCAGCTCTGACATACTAATAGGATTGGGCTATCCAGTTTGTAATGTCATGTCCTACACTTTATACTCAAAACTTCTAGGCCCAAAACCTCAG GGGGTCTACATGGGATGGTTAACTGCCTCTGGAAGTGGAGCACGCATACTTGGACCTGTTTTTGTGAGCCAAATATACACTCACCTGGGGCCACGTTGGGCATTTAGCTTAATCTGTGGAGTAGTCATAATTTCTCTCTTAGTCTTGGAGATAGTATACAAGAGGCTTATTGCCTTTTCTGTTAGGTATGGAAGGATGCAAGAAGAgaattgttaa